The sequence TGTTCCCTGGATGACCGTAGTTGTTATGTCGGTTATTATGCTGATTGGCGTTTATCTCAATTATATTATTCCACAAGATATTTTTGTAATAATTGCCTCTTTAGCAACATTTGCTACCGTTTGGGTTTGGTTAATGATATTGCTTTCTCAAGTTGCTATGCGCCGTAAAATGAGCGCTGAAACGGCAAGCAAACTAAAATTTAAAGTCCCTTTTTGGCCGATTGGTCCACTCATCACCATCTTATTTATGATATTTGTCATCGTGCTGTTAGGCTTTTTTAAAGATACACGCGTTGCGCTGATCGTAGGAATGATTTGGATCGTCTGCTTGTCAATGACTTACTACTTATTTGTTAAAAAAGAGAATATATCAATAAAATAGCATTGCTAGATCTCGCCATAACCCGATTGCATACATACTATTTAAAATAGAAGTGCTGAAACAGCATTTCTATTTTTTCTCTTACTAAAACTATTTGATACTAAAGTTAACAGAAATGGGATTATGATCAGAAGATTCCGTTTTAATCACTTCTGCATAAAGAAGAGTCAGACTACGATAAAAAACATAATCTAATGGGTAACCAAAAATCATAGTGCGCACATCGGGGTCAAAATTGACTTCTTTCATTCGTAAACTGCGCGTAAAACGTTTAAGTGCATTTATACGTTGTCGACTCCAGGTATTAAAATCCCCAGCAAAAATCACTGGCCCTTGATGTCTTTTAATATGCTCTCCGATATTCTGTAATTGCCGACTATAAATATCCACACCAAAACTAAAATTAACCGCATGAATATTAATAATCATCAAATTTCGGCCATTATGTAGCGGATAAACAGTGATTAACGCTGATTTGGGTAAACGAAGTAATGGCTCTTTTTCACGCAATGGGCAACAATAAATTGGATGTGCTCTCGCTAGCGTCATTACCCCAGAAGCGTGTTGAGGGAAAACAATTGCCGGTACCTGATCAGCAACTAAATGTTGAGAGACGACAAAATCAATAAGTTGAGGTGAGGTTTGAGCTTCTTGCAATAAAATCAAATGCTTATCTATGACTAATTTATTTAAAACTGCATGCCAGTTTGGGCGTTGCTGTTTATAAATATTCCATGAAACAATACTTAACTCATCACTTTCTGAGAATAGTGGCAACCCTATGGGTAAATCATCATCAAGCGTATATTCAGATACAGGTAAAATACGCTTTGCCGGCTGGCCTGCAATATAGCGCACAGAATAAATTTTTTTTGCCACCTCAAATAGCCCTTAAAAATCGAATATTTATTAACCTATCTTATACATAGATAATAGATAAAACTCATCATTTAGAAGCATAGTTGCATCTTAAAGTTCAAGAAAATAAAAACAAAATACTTTATAAAAAAATATTTATATATTTAACAAGTTATTTTTAATAAACAGCAAAAAGCCCTGTGATATTTTCACAGGGCTTACTTCCGATATTATTGGCGGTGCGGACGGGGCTCGAACCCGCGACCCCCGGCGTGACAGGCCGGTATTCTAACCAACTGAACTACCGCACCACCCGATTTATTTCACTAATGGACTCAACCCATTAGCATTAAATTAACGTCTGGCAGCTCCCTACTCTCACATGGGGAGACCCCACACTACCATCGGCGCTACGGCATTTCACTTCTGAGTTCGGCATGGGATCAGGTGGCACCACCGCGCTATTACCGCCAGACAAATTCTTTTTTCGCTATCCTGTTTCGTTACGCTACTGCCTCGGGCGCTCATCTCGGCTGCCTCTCGCTATGCGCAGGCCATCTCGCCCGTTGACTTCTAGCGCCGTAACCGCTTACAGGCACCAATCTCTGAACAAGCTAAAATCTCTTCTCTCTTCTCAAAACACCTTCGGTGTTGTCAGGTTAAGCCTCTCGGGTCATTAGTACTGGTTAGCTCAACGTATCGCTACGCTTACACACCCAGCCTATCTACGTCCTCGTCTCGAACACCCCTTATAGGACATTACTGTCAGGGAAGACTCATCTTGAGGCAAGTTTCCCGCTTAGATGCTTTCAGCGGTTATCTCTTCCGCACTTAGCTACCAGGCGATGCCATTGGCATGACAACCTGTACACCAGTGGTGCGTCCACTCCGGTCCTCTCGTACTAGGAGCAGCCCCCCTCAATCTTCCTTCGCCCACGACAGATAGGGACCGAACTGTCTCACGACGTTCTAAACCCAGCTCGCGTACCACTTTAAATGGCGAACAGCCATACCCTTGGGACCTACTTCAGCCCCAGGATGTGATGAGCCGACATCGAGGTGCCAAACACCGCCGTCGATATGAACTCTTGGGCGGTATCAGCCTGTTATCCCCGGAGTACCTTTTATCCGTTGAGCGATGGCCCTTCCATTCAGAACCACCGGATCACTAAGACCTACTTTCGTACCTGCTCGCGCCGTCACGCTCGCAGTCAAGCTGGCTTATGCCTTTGCACTAACCTCACGATGTCCGACCGTGATTAGCCAACCTTCGTGCTCCTCCGTTACTCTTTGGGAGGAGACCGCCCCAGTCAAACTACCCACCAGACACTGTCCTCAGCCCGGATTACGGGCCCAAGTTAGAACATCAAACATTAAAGGGTGGTATTTCAACGTCGGCTCCATGCGAACTGGCGTCCACACTTCAAAGCCTCCCACCTATCCTACACATCAAGGCTCAATGTTCAGTGTCAAGCTATAGTAAAGGTTCACGGGGTCTTTCCGTCTTGCCGCGGGTACACTGCATCTTCACAGCGAGTTCAATTTCACTGAGTCTCGGGTGGAGACAGCCTGGCCATCATTACGCCATTCGTGCAGGTCGGAACTTACCCGACAAGGAATTTCGCTACCTTAGGACCGTTATAGTTACGGCCGCCGTTTACTGGGGCTTCGATCAAGAGCTTCGCCTTACGGCTTACCCCATCAATTAACCTTCCAGCACCGGGCAGGCGTCACACCGTATACGTCCACTTTCGTGTTTGCACAGTGCTGTGTTTTTAATAAACAGTTGCAGCCAGCTGGTATCTGCGACTGGCTTCAGCTCCATGGGCGAACCACTTCACCTAACGCCAGCGTGCCTTCTCCCGAAGTTACGGCACCATTTTGCCTAGTTCCTTCACCCGAGTTCTCTCAAGCGCCTGAGTATTCTCTACCTAACCACCTGTGTCGGTTTGGGGTACGATTAATGGTTACCTATCGCTTAGAGGCTTTTCCTGGAAGCCGGGCATCAACTACTTCACCACCTTAGTGGCTCGTCATCACGCCTCAGTGTCTTGGTCATGCGGATTTGCCGGCATAACCCACCTACACGCTTAAACCGGGACAACCGTCGCCCGGATAGCCTAGCCTTCTCCGTCCCCCCTTCGCAGTCACCCTTAGTACGGGAATATTAACCCGTTTCCCATCGACTACGCTTTTCAGCCTCGCCTTAGGGGTCGACTTACCCTGCCCCGATTAACGTTGGACAGGAACCCTTGGTCTTTCGGCGAGCGGGTTTTTCACCCGCTTTATCGTTACTTATGTCAGCATTCGCACTTCTGATACCTCCAGCAGACCTCTCAGTCCACCTTCGACGGCTTACAGAACGCTCCCCTACCCAACAACATTGCTGTCGCTGCCGCAGCTTCGGTGCATGGTTTAGCCCCGTTACATCTTCCGCGCAGGCCGACTCGACCAGTGAGCTATTACGCTTTCTTTAAATGATGGCTGCTTCTAAGCCAACATCCTGGCTGTCTAAGCCTTCCCACTTCGTTTCCCACTTAACCATGACTTTGGGACCTTAGCTGGCGGTCTGGGTTGTTTCCCTCTTCACGACGGACGTTAGCACCCGCCGTGTGTCTCCCGTGATTACATTCTTCGGTATTCGGAGTTTGCATCGGGTTGGTAAGTCGGGATGACCCCCTAGCCGAAACAGTGCTCTACCCCCGAAGATGAGTTCACGAGGCGCTACCTAAATAGCTTTCGGGAGAACCAGCTATCTCCCGGTTTGATTGGCCTTTCACCCCCAGCCACAAGTCATCCGCTAATTTTTCAACATTAGTCGGTTCGGTCCTCCAGTTAGTGTTACCCAACCTTCAACCTGCCCATGGCTAGATCACCGGGTTTCGGGTCTATACCCTGCAACTTGACGCCCAGTTAAGACTCGGTTTCCCTACGGCTCCCCTATGCGGTTAACCTTGCTACAGAATATAAGTCGCTGACCCATTATACAAAAGGTACGCAGTCACCCCATCCTCAAATGTCCCGCTTGTCTTTGCGGCCAATCTTGTCCGCTTTTTTAACTTCCGCTGCTCGTGTACTTTTAGGTACACTGCGCTGCGGCTTGAAAAAACCGAACAACCTTGTTGGCAAAGCCTGCGCTGTTATTGTGATGGTATGCCATCACCCAACTGCCGAGGCACTTGAGTGATGGGGCTCCCACTGCTTGTACGTACACGGTTTCAGGTTCTTTTTCACTCCCCTCGCCGGGGTTCTTTTCGCCTTTCCCTCACGGTACTGGTTCACTATCGGTCAGTCAGGAGTATTTAGCCTTGGAGGATGGTCCCCCCATATTCAGACAGGATAACACGTGTCCCGCCCTACTCTTCGAGCTCACCATACTAACATCTTCGGATACGGGGCTATCACCCTTTATTGCGCGCCTTTCCAGACCCTTCTCCTGATGCTAATATCGATGCTGACTCTGGGCTGCTCCCCGTTCGCTCGCCGCTACTGGGGGAATCTCGGTTGATTTCTTTTCCTCGGGGTACTGAGATGTTTCAGTTCCCCCGGTTCGCCTCGTTTGACTATGTATTCATCAAACGATAGTGCATTAATGCACTGGGTTTCCCCATTCGGACATCGCCGGCTATAACGCTTCATATCAGCTTACCGACGCTTTTCGCAGATTAGCACGTCCTTCATCGCCTCTGACTGCCTAGGCATCCACCGTGTACGCTTCATTCGCTTAACCTCACAACCCGAAGATGTCTTTATTTCACTATCATTCTGATAGGTTATGGCTGCGCGTACAGTAATTCTTTGTTGGGTAGTGCTCGCAATGCTCACGTACTTTTGTACGCTGCGCTTGCTGCGCGCTGGCCGCCTCGAATTCCTGACTGCTCGCTCATAACGCCTGCCTTCCTGACTGTGATGACACTTCACGTTGGAGTATTGAGAGTTCTCCACATTATTTTCTCAATAATGTGTGTTTCAATTTTTAGCTTGTTCCAGATTGTTAAAGAGCATTATTATTCGCAGCATACTGTTGCCAGCCTGCTCTGAATAACCTTTTATCTAGTTTTATCTTGCAATATGGTGGAGCTAAGCGGGATCGAACCGCTGACCTCCTGCGTGCAAAGCAGGCGCTCTCCCAGCTGAGCTATAGCCCCATTAAGATTCTCGTATCATTACTCCTTACCGCTAACTTCACCTTTGGGCAAAATCCGACAGCAATGTTGGTAGGCCTGAGTGGACTTGAACCACCGACCTCACCCTTATCAGGGGTGCGCTCTAACCACCTGAGCTACAAGCCTAATGATACCTTCTGCTCAATCTTCATCAGACAATCTGTGTGAACACTCACATTCCATCTATCTCGGTAAGGAGGTGATCCAACCGCAGGTTCCCCTACGGTTACCTTGTTACGACTTCACCCCAGTCATGAATCACAAAGTGGTAAGCGCCATCCCGAAGGTTAAGCTACCTACTTCTTTTGCAACCCACTCCCATGGTGTGACGGGCGGTGTGTACAAGGCCCGGGAACGTATTCACCGCGACATGCTGATCCGCGATTACTAGCGATTCCGACTTTATGGAGTCGAGTTGCAGACTCCAATCCGGACTTCGACGTACTTTCTGAGTTCCGCTTCCCCTCGCAGGCTCGCCTCTCTCTGTATACGCCATTGTAGCACGTGTGTAGCCCTACTCGTAAGGGCCATGATGACTTGACGTCGTCCCCACCTTCCTCCGGTTTATCACCGGCAGTCTCCTTTGAGTTCCCGACCTAATCGATGGCAACAAAGGATAAGGGTTGCGCTCGTTGCGGGACTTAACCCAACATTTCACAACACGAGCTGACGACAGCCATGCAGCACCTGTCTCAGCGCTCCCGAAGGCACGCCTTTATCTCTAAAGGCTTCGCTGGATGTCAAGAGTAGGTAAGGTTCTTCGCGTTGCATCGAATTAAACCACATGCTCCACCGCTTGTGCGGGCCCCCGTCAATTCATTTGAGTTTTAACCTTGCGGCCGTACTCCCCAGGCGGTCGATTTAACGCGTTAGCTCCGGAGGCCACAGTTCATGACCACAACCTCCAAATCGACATCGTTTACAGCGTGGACTACCAGGGTATCTAATCCTGTTTGCTCCCCACGCTTTCGCACATGAGCGTCAGTCTCTGTCCAGGGGGCCGCCTTCGCCACCGGTATTCCTCCACATCTCTACGCATTTCACCGCTACACATGGAATTCTACCCCCCTCTACAAGACTCTAGCTAACCAGTCTTGAATGCCATTCCCAGGTTAAGCCCGGGGATTTCACATCCAACTTAATTAACCGCCTGCGTGCCCTTTACGCCCAGTAATTCCGATTAACGCTCGCACCCTCCGTATTACCGCGGCTGCTGGCACGGAGTTAGCCGGTGCTTCTTCTGTCGCTAACGTCAATTGCTAAGAATATTAACCTTAACACCTTCCTCACGACTGAAAGTACTTTACAACCCGAAGGCCTTCTTCATACACGCGGCATGGCTGCATCAGGCTTGCGCCCATTGTGCAATATTCCCCACTGCTGCCTCCTGTAGGAGTCTGGGCCGTGTCTCAGTCCCAGTGTGGCTGATCATCCTCTCAGACCAGCTAGAGATCGTCGCCTAGGTGAGCCTTTACCCCACCTACTAGCTAATCTCATATGGGTTCATCCGAAGGTGTGAGGCCTAATGGTCCCCCACTTTGCTCCTTAGAGATTATGCGGTATTAGCCACCGTTTCCAGTGGTTATCCCCCGCCTTCGGCCAGATCCCCATACCTTACTCACCCGTCCGCCGCTCGCCGGCAAGAAAGCAAGCTTTCTCCCGCTGCCGCTCGACTTGCATGTGTTAGGCCTGCCGCCAGCGTTCAATCTGAGCCATGATCAAACTCTTCAATTAAAAGTTTGATGCTCAAAGAATGTTTTACTGGCCGTAACGCTTCTTTTTGCCACTTTGTCGACGTTTTAACGCCTTCGCTGTGGCCCAAAATCACGTTACTGCTTATTAATTCATATATGAATTAACTGTTTTGTCACTCTTCAAGACTTAATCTTCAAATAGTTTTTGATGATGTCTTGCGAGTGCCCACACAGATTGTCTGATTAATTGTTAAAGAGCGTGCGACCCAGGTCGCGAGGTGGCGTATATTACGCTTTTCACCTTAATTCTCGTTATACTTTTATTCACTAGTTGATGAATAAGTTGCGATAACAGGATGGGCATTATAGATTTATTTTATCTTTACACAAGTACTTTTTTGAAAAAAATAATTTTGCTTTATTTATGAACAATACGCTCATTTTAATTGACGCTTTTTTATCTTATTCGGTAAATCTGCCAGACTATTTATAATCCAATCAGCATATTTTTTATCATCTTCCGTGACAGACTTTGCTGTAGTAACCAATACATTTGTTCCAATATGCGCCTCTTTACCGGCTTGCATATCAGAAAGTTTATCGCCCACCATATAAGAGGCTTTCATATCAATATTGAGGTGTTTTTGCGCTGCCAATAACATACCGGCCTTCGGCTTACGGCAATTACATATTTGTCTATATTTTTGTTCAATTGCATCCGGATGATGAGGACAATAATAAATGCCATCAAGCTCAACGCCACGATCAATAAGAGACCAATCCATCCATTCCGTCAATGCAAGAAATTGTGCTTCTGTGAACAATCCTCTGGCAATACCTGATTGATTGGTAACCAGAATCAATGCATAACCCATTTTTTTCAATTCAAGCATTGCCTCAATGGCACCTTCGATAAATTGAAAATTATCTATCTCACAAACATAACCATGATCGTGGTTAATGGTACCATCACGATCAAGGAAAATCGCCGGAATACTTTGACTCACCGTATTACTCCATTAAATTTAACTTCGTTGATTATATGAAAAGCGGTTAAATAAGAACAAGATCAATATTTACATTTTTGTTGACTTAGACGTCTAGACACCTTAACATCCAGACCAAATATGATCGAATTTTCTCACCAATTTCCATTATTTAGTAGATCACAATGATAAGACTTTCTAACATTAATAAAATTTTTCACCAAGGAACAAATGCAATTCATGCACTAACCAATATTAATTTGCATGTTCCTCAAGGCCAAATTTACGGGGTTATCGGTGCTTCCGGTGCCGGGAAAAGTACGCTAATTCGTTGTGTCAATATGCTTGAGCGCCCAACATCAGGAGAAGTATTCATTGATGGACAAGCGTTGGCCGATCTTTCTGAAAAAGAGTTAATCTTCACACGTCGTACTATCGGAATGATCTTCCAGCATTTCAATCTACTTTCGTCGCGAAATGTTTTTGATAATATTGCCTTGCCTTTGGAGCTAGATAACACACCAAGAGCCAAGATCCATCAACGCGTAACAGAGTTATTAAAACTAGTCGGTTTAGCAAATAAAAAAGATGCCTATCCAGCTAGTCTAT is a genomic window of Arsenophonus apicola containing:
- the gmhB gene encoding D-glycero-beta-D-manno-heptose 1,7-bisphosphate 7-phosphatase, translating into MSQSIPAIFLDRDGTINHDHGYVCEIDNFQFIEGAIEAMLELKKMGYALILVTNQSGIARGLFTEAQFLALTEWMDWSLIDRGVELDGIYYCPHHPDAIEQKYRQICNCRKPKAGMLLAAQKHLNIDMKASYMVGDKLSDMQAGKEAHIGTNVLVTTAKSVTEDDKKYADWIINSLADLPNKIKKRQLK
- a CDS encoding endonuclease/exonuclease/phosphatase family protein, which gives rise to MAKKIYSVRYIAGQPAKRILPVSEYTLDDDLPIGLPLFSESDELSIVSWNIYKQQRPNWHAVLNKLVIDKHLILLQEAQTSPQLIDFVVSQHLVADQVPAIVFPQHASGVMTLARAHPIYCCPLREKEPLLRLPKSALITVYPLHNGRNLMIINIHAVNFSFGVDIYSRQLQNIGEHIKRHQGPVIFAGDFNTWSRQRINALKRFTRSLRMKEVNFDPDVRTMIFGYPLDYVFYRSLTLLYAEVIKTESSDHNPISVNFSIK